In Felis catus isolate Fca126 chromosome A2, F.catus_Fca126_mat1.0, whole genome shotgun sequence, the following proteins share a genomic window:
- the SFRP4 gene encoding secreted frizzled-related protein 4 isoform X2 translates to MLLSVLAALCLGLRLALGVRGAPCEPVRIPMCRHMPWNITRMPNHLHHSTQENAILAIEQYEELVDVNCSAVLRFFLCAMYAPICTLEFLHDPIKPCKSVCQRARDDCEPLMKMYNHSWPESLACEELPVYDRGVCISPEAIVTDLPEDVKWIDITPDMMVQERPLDVDCKRLSPDRCKCKKVKPTLATYLSKNYSYVIHAKIKAVQRSGCNEVTTVVDVKEIFKSSSPIPRTQVPLITNSSCQCPHILPHQDVLIMCYEWRSRMMLLENCLVEKWRDQLSKRSINNMTSI, encoded by the exons ATGCTGCTCTCCGTCCTGGCGGCGTTGTGCCTGGGGCTGCGCCTGGCGCTGGGCGTGCGCGGCGCGCCCTGCGAGCCGGTGCGCATCCCCATGTGCCGGCACATGCCCTGGAACATCACGCGGATGCCCAACCACCTGCACCACAGCACGCAGGAGAACGCCATCCTGGCCATCGAGCAGTACGAGGAGCTGGTGGACGTGAACTGCAGCGCGGTGCTGCGCTTCTTCCTCTGCGCCATGTACGCGCCCATCTGCACGCTGGAGTTCCTGCACGACCCCATTAAGCCGTGCAAGTCGGTGTGCCAGCGCGCGCGCGACGACTGCGAGCCCCTCATGAAGATGTACAACCACAGCTGGCCCGAGAGCCTGGCCTGCGAAGAGCTGCCGGTCTACGACCGCGGCGTGTGCATCTCGCCGGAGGCCATCGTCACCGACCTCCCCGAGG acgTTAAGTGGATAGACATCACGCCAGACATGATGGTACAGGAGAGGCCTCTTGATGTTGACTGTAAACGCCTAAGCCCTG ACCGCTGCAAGTGCAAAAAGGTGAAGCCGACTCTGGCGACGTATCTGAGCAAAAACTACAGCTACG tCATTCACGCCAAAATAAAAGCTGTGCAGAGGAGCGGCTGTAACGAAGTAACGACTGTGGTGGACGTGAAAGAGATCTTCAAGTCCTCGTCACCCATCCCTCGGACGCAGGTCCCCCTCATTACCAATTCTTCCTGCCAGTGCCCCCACATCCTGCCCCATCAAGACGTGCTCATCATGTGTTACGAGTGGCGCTCCAG gatgatGCTTCTTGAAAACTGTTTAGTTGAAAAATGGAGAGACCAACTTAGTAAAAGATCCATA AATAACATGACTTCCATCTGA
- the SFRP4 gene encoding secreted frizzled-related protein 4 isoform X1, which produces MLLSVLAALCLGLRLALGVRGAPCEPVRIPMCRHMPWNITRMPNHLHHSTQENAILAIEQYEELVDVNCSAVLRFFLCAMYAPICTLEFLHDPIKPCKSVCQRARDDCEPLMKMYNHSWPESLACEELPVYDRGVCISPEAIVTDLPEDVKWIDITPDMMVQERPLDVDCKRLSPDRCKCKKVKPTLATYLSKNYSYVIHAKIKAVQRSGCNEVTTVVDVKEIFKSSSPIPRTQVPLITNSSCQCPHILPHQDVLIMCYEWRSRMMLLENCLVEKWRDQLSKRSIQWEERLREQRRTVQDKKRTAGRTGRSNAQKPKGKPPSPKPASPKKTVKARSAQKRTNPKKV; this is translated from the exons ATGCTGCTCTCCGTCCTGGCGGCGTTGTGCCTGGGGCTGCGCCTGGCGCTGGGCGTGCGCGGCGCGCCCTGCGAGCCGGTGCGCATCCCCATGTGCCGGCACATGCCCTGGAACATCACGCGGATGCCCAACCACCTGCACCACAGCACGCAGGAGAACGCCATCCTGGCCATCGAGCAGTACGAGGAGCTGGTGGACGTGAACTGCAGCGCGGTGCTGCGCTTCTTCCTCTGCGCCATGTACGCGCCCATCTGCACGCTGGAGTTCCTGCACGACCCCATTAAGCCGTGCAAGTCGGTGTGCCAGCGCGCGCGCGACGACTGCGAGCCCCTCATGAAGATGTACAACCACAGCTGGCCCGAGAGCCTGGCCTGCGAAGAGCTGCCGGTCTACGACCGCGGCGTGTGCATCTCGCCGGAGGCCATCGTCACCGACCTCCCCGAGG acgTTAAGTGGATAGACATCACGCCAGACATGATGGTACAGGAGAGGCCTCTTGATGTTGACTGTAAACGCCTAAGCCCTG ACCGCTGCAAGTGCAAAAAGGTGAAGCCGACTCTGGCGACGTATCTGAGCAAAAACTACAGCTACG tCATTCACGCCAAAATAAAAGCTGTGCAGAGGAGCGGCTGTAACGAAGTAACGACTGTGGTGGACGTGAAAGAGATCTTCAAGTCCTCGTCACCCATCCCTCGGACGCAGGTCCCCCTCATTACCAATTCTTCCTGCCAGTGCCCCCACATCCTGCCCCATCAAGACGTGCTCATCATGTGTTACGAGTGGCGCTCCAG gatgatGCTTCTTGAAAACTGTTTAGTTGAAAAATGGAGAGACCAACTTAGTAAAAGATCCATA CAGTGGGAAGAGAGGCTCCGGGAGCAGCGGAGGACAGTTCAGGACAAGAAGCGAACGGCTGGGCGTACCGGTCGTAGCAACGCCCAGAAACCAAAGGGAAAGCCGCCCTCTCCCAAACCGGCCAGCCCCAAGAAGACCGTCAAAGCTAGGAGTGCCCAGAAGAGAACAAACCCGAAAAAAGTGTGA